One Thermicanus aegyptius DSM 12793 DNA segment encodes these proteins:
- a CDS encoding CheB methylesterase domain-containing protein, whose translation MEKLVQSMDKSKNRVEEIVAIGTSTGGPKTLEVVIRHLPPHYPYPILVVQHMPSGFTKAMADRLNAISSLTVSEAVQGEELEPGHVYIAPGNHHMQVKRSQAYHYFLQIDGTTPPRGGHRPSVDVLFESLAPLHEVKKTIILLTGMGSDGTAGLRKIKEVSNPKEVTAIGESEESCVVFGMPRSAIEEGLIDLILTKEKIAEYLRAKVSGR comes from the coding sequence GTGGAGAAATTGGTACAATCGATGGACAAGTCTAAGAACAGGGTGGAGGAAATTGTAGCCATCGGCACATCGACCGGTGGCCCGAAAACCTTAGAGGTGGTGATCCGACATCTCCCTCCCCATTATCCTTACCCGATTCTGGTTGTCCAACACATGCCGTCCGGTTTTACCAAAGCGATGGCGGATCGCCTCAATGCGATCTCTTCCCTTACGGTGAGTGAGGCGGTCCAAGGAGAAGAGCTGGAACCTGGACATGTTTACATAGCGCCAGGGAATCATCACATGCAGGTAAAGCGATCCCAAGCATATCATTACTTTCTTCAGATTGATGGGACAACTCCTCCACGCGGGGGGCACCGTCCTTCCGTTGATGTCTTGTTTGAATCCCTTGCTCCTCTCCACGAGGTGAAAAAGACCATTATTTTGCTTACGGGAATGGGGAGCGACGGTACGGCCGGATTGCGAAAAATCAAAGAGGTTTCCAATCCGAAAGAGGTGACGGCGATCGGCGAGTCGGAAGAATCTTGTGTGGTATTCGGAATGCCTAGATCGGCGATTGAAGAAGGGTTAATTGATCTGATACTTACCAAAGAAAAAATCGCAGAATATTTACGGGCCAAAGTGTCCGGGAGGTGA
- a CDS encoding chemotaxis protein CheA → MELNQYLDMFLEESKENLQAINENLLKLEGEPNNLSYVQVIFRAAHTLKGMSATMGFEDLATLTHEMENVLDQIRNEKIAVNEGIMNQLFSAVDRLEEMIAAIENGEDGKMDVSKEVSSLRKILTSGGEAANEDEKVKPTAPSPVEKTYEYDSYQVNILLQSLRNGYQAFEIEVELDERTMLKAARAYMVYSALEEIGEVIRTLPSVDELEEEKFDRSFSLTLITMLSKEEVEKTINRISEIRRVEVVRLSKGSIKSLNEVAASSAMTEEKEGVSPNLSQPKDGEKGEEERDVHPIRRHHSSKTIRVDTERLERLMNLFSELVIDRGRLEQIAREIGSPSLTEVVEHMSRISSDLQNLVLTIRMVPVEQVFNRFPRMVRDLAKELGKQVNLTITGAETELDRTVIDEIGDPLVHLLRNAIDHGLESTEERKKKGKPIPGEISLRAYHSGNHVFIEVSDDGQGIDREKVLKKAVAQGLVTEREATQLKEEEVYRLLFHSGFSTAEKVSDISGRGVGLDVVRSKIEALGGSVSVLSERGKGSTFRIQLPLTLSILSAMLVEIEREKYAIPINSILETLSLPKEEIRVAHKQPVLDFRGKVVPLLSLKELFSIPSSGEEREEVSVVVIRKGEKLVGIEVNDFLGQQEIVLKSMGKYLHNLFAISGATILGDGQVALILDPNALIK, encoded by the coding sequence ATGGAACTTAATCAATATCTGGATATGTTTCTGGAAGAGTCGAAAGAGAATCTTCAGGCGATCAACGAAAATCTCCTCAAACTGGAAGGCGAACCGAACAATCTCTCCTATGTACAGGTGATTTTTCGTGCCGCTCACACGTTAAAAGGAATGTCGGCCACCATGGGTTTTGAAGATTTGGCCACGCTAACCCACGAGATGGAAAACGTGTTGGACCAAATTCGAAATGAGAAGATTGCCGTAAACGAAGGCATTATGAATCAACTCTTCTCCGCCGTAGATCGCTTGGAGGAGATGATTGCGGCAATTGAAAACGGGGAGGACGGAAAGATGGATGTGAGCAAAGAGGTATCCTCCCTTCGGAAAATACTCACAAGCGGCGGAGAAGCGGCGAACGAGGATGAAAAGGTGAAACCGACGGCCCCCTCACCTGTAGAGAAAACGTATGAATATGATTCCTATCAAGTAAATATTCTCCTCCAGTCCCTAAGGAACGGATATCAGGCCTTTGAAATCGAAGTGGAACTCGATGAAAGGACCATGCTGAAGGCGGCACGGGCTTACATGGTTTACTCCGCCCTGGAGGAAATAGGGGAAGTGATCCGCACGCTTCCTTCCGTAGATGAATTGGAGGAAGAGAAGTTTGATCGCAGTTTCTCTCTCACCCTGATCACGATGCTGTCCAAAGAAGAGGTAGAAAAGACGATCAATCGGATTTCGGAGATTCGAAGAGTAGAGGTGGTCCGCCTATCGAAAGGGAGCATAAAGAGCCTTAATGAGGTAGCTGCGTCCAGTGCCATGACGGAAGAAAAGGAGGGGGTAAGTCCAAACCTTTCCCAACCAAAAGATGGGGAGAAGGGCGAAGAGGAGAGGGATGTCCATCCAATACGGAGACATCATAGCTCGAAAACGATCCGGGTAGACACGGAACGATTGGAGAGATTGATGAACCTCTTCAGCGAATTGGTGATCGATAGGGGCCGCTTAGAACAAATTGCCCGGGAAATAGGATCTCCCTCCCTCACGGAAGTGGTTGAACATATGAGCCGAATCAGCAGCGACCTGCAAAACTTGGTACTCACCATTCGGATGGTTCCTGTAGAGCAGGTATTTAACCGATTTCCACGCATGGTGCGGGATTTGGCAAAAGAGTTGGGCAAACAGGTTAATCTTACCATTACGGGGGCGGAGACGGAGCTGGATCGAACGGTGATCGATGAAATCGGAGATCCTCTGGTTCACCTATTACGAAATGCAATCGATCACGGATTGGAGTCGACGGAGGAGCGGAAGAAGAAAGGAAAGCCGATCCCAGGGGAGATTTCCTTGCGGGCCTATCACAGTGGAAACCATGTCTTTATCGAAGTAAGTGATGATGGCCAAGGCATCGACCGGGAGAAAGTTCTAAAAAAGGCCGTAGCTCAAGGCTTAGTCACCGAGAGGGAAGCGACGCAACTCAAGGAAGAAGAGGTTTATCGCCTTCTCTTTCATTCCGGTTTTAGCACGGCGGAGAAAGTGTCCGACATCTCCGGAAGAGGTGTTGGACTTGATGTGGTGCGTAGCAAGATAGAAGCGTTGGGAGGAAGTGTTTCGGTTCTGTCGGAGAGAGGGAAAGGGAGCACGTTCCGCATTCAATTACCTCTAACCCTCTCCATCCTCTCTGCCATGTTGGTAGAAATAGAGAGAGAAAAATATGCCATTCCTATTAATTCGATCCTGGAAACTCTCTCTCTTCCCAAAGAGGAAATTCGTGTCGCCCATAAACAACCTGTCCTTGATTTCCGTGGAAAGGTGGTCCCTCTCCTCTCCCTGAAGGAACTCTTTTCCATCCCTTCAAGTGGAGAGGAAAGAGAGGAGGTCTCCGTAGTCGTCATTCGTAAAGGGGAAAAATTGGTGGGCATCGAGGTGAATGATTTCTTAGGGCAACAAGAAATCGTGCTGAAATCGATGGGAAAATACTTGCACAACCTTTTCGCCATATCCGGAGCTACGATTCTGGGGGATGGACAGGTTGCATTGATCCTTGATCCCAACGCGTTGATTAAATAG
- a CDS encoding chemotaxis protein CheW: protein MLEQSKTVKEIKAIVFRLQNEEYGVDVQQVRSIERLEHITRVPNAPDFVKGVINLRGVVTPVIDLRKRFGLPLTSYTDQTRIIIVRIDEIEVGLIVDAANDVIDIPEEMIEAPPEIVGGVGAEYLRGVAKIGTRLLILLNLEKVLLMNEVEQLEQFEA from the coding sequence ATGTTGGAACAGAGCAAGACCGTGAAAGAAATAAAGGCGATCGTCTTTCGCCTTCAGAACGAAGAGTATGGGGTGGATGTTCAGCAGGTTCGTTCGATCGAACGATTGGAACATATTACGAGAGTACCTAATGCCCCCGATTTTGTAAAAGGTGTGATTAACCTGCGGGGGGTTGTTACTCCCGTGATCGATCTGAGGAAGCGTTTTGGACTTCCTCTCACATCCTATACCGATCAAACTCGGATTATCATCGTAAGAATCGATGAAATTGAAGTCGGTTTAATCGTAGACGCAGCCAATGATGTGATCGATATCCCTGAGGAGATGATTGAAGCGCCGCCTGAAATCGTAGGAGGGGTTGGTGCGGAATACTTGCGTGGGGTCGCCAAGATCGGCACGAGGCTTCTGATTCTCTTAAATTTGGAAAAAGTCCTTTTGATGAATGAAGTGGAACAGCTGGAACAATTTGAGGCGTGA
- a CDS encoding chemotaxis protein CheC, producing the protein MTGGFRLEPLQLDILREIGNIGAGHAATSLSKILGMRIEMSVPNVEILSFDKIAQYVGEDKLVVGIYMSVEGDMTGSIFFLMGITSAKFLLSQLFQEELNEKEPFTEKDLDALQEIGNILTGSYLSALADFTHLTLYPSIPSIAVDMAMAILTYGILEIGRSGNDALLIDTSFMNGSEKLEGHFFFIPDPSFFPTLFKALGVPM; encoded by the coding sequence ATGACTGGGGGATTTCGTTTGGAACCACTTCAGTTGGACATATTGCGTGAAATAGGGAACATTGGGGCAGGACATGCCGCCACTTCTCTCTCAAAGATCCTGGGCATGAGAATTGAGATGTCGGTTCCCAATGTGGAGATCCTCTCCTTTGATAAGATTGCTCAGTATGTAGGCGAGGATAAACTTGTGGTAGGAATATATATGAGCGTCGAAGGAGACATGACGGGGAGTATTTTCTTTCTCATGGGAATAACATCCGCAAAATTTCTTCTCTCCCAGCTTTTTCAAGAGGAGTTGAATGAGAAAGAACCTTTTACAGAGAAAGACCTGGATGCTTTGCAAGAGATCGGAAACATATTAACCGGCTCTTACCTAAGCGCACTGGCTGATTTCACCCATCTAACCCTTTATCCGTCGATCCCTTCCATAGCGGTGGATATGGCCATGGCAATTTTAACGTATGGCATTTTAGAAATTGGGCGGTCCGGCAACGATGCTCTCTTGATCGATACCTCCTTTATGAATGGTTCTGAAAAGTTGGAGGGTCATTTCTTCTTTATTCCTGATCCATCCTTCTTTCCTACTCTTTTTAAGGCGTTAGGAGTACCCATGTAA
- a CDS encoding chemotaxis protein CheD, whose protein sequence is MYEIKVGIADLNITFAPNRLRTTGLGSCVGITLYDESIHLAGLAHVMLPSSELAKGEVQVAKYADTAIPELLMRMERAGGRRSRMKAKLAGGAQMFQNKGNDLLRIGPRNVEASLIELRRLQIPVVAQDTGGNYGRTIEIEAETGILRVWTVYHGEKVI, encoded by the coding sequence ATGTACGAGATAAAGGTTGGAATTGCCGATTTAAACATTACTTTTGCCCCAAACCGATTGCGGACAACAGGATTGGGGTCCTGCGTAGGGATCACGCTGTACGATGAAAGCATCCATTTGGCGGGTCTCGCCCATGTGATGTTGCCAAGTTCCGAATTAGCAAAAGGAGAGGTTCAGGTGGCAAAATATGCCGACACAGCCATTCCCGAGCTCTTGATGCGCATGGAAAGGGCAGGTGGGCGAAGATCCCGCATGAAAGCGAAGCTGGCCGGCGGAGCCCAGATGTTTCAAAATAAGGGGAATGACCTTCTTCGAATTGGTCCCAGGAATGTAGAAGCTTCTCTAATCGAGCTCCGCCGGCTACAAATCCCGGTGGTAGCGCAGGATACGGGCGGTAATTATGGCAGAACCATCGAAATCGAGGCAGAGACGGGAATTCTCCGCGTATGGACCGTTTATCATGGGGAAAAGGTGATCTGA
- a CDS encoding FliA/WhiG family RNA polymerase sigma factor — protein MADYQTAIDLKLDWKRLKEEGDKGAEERIVEHFLYLVDKAVRQIAPSLPTTVRKEDLRSFGLMGLLDAVRKFDPDRNLQFVTYASWRIRGAILDGLRENDFLPRSLREKAKRVEEAYAVLEQEKLSSVTDEDVANYLGITTQELNHILQESSTHFYSIDESFIDEESTDKARSLNLIDEQTETPEERVARVELRRVLTEAIETLPEKERLVLSLFYFEELSFTEVAQVLSLSPSRISQLHSKAMIRLRTALGKMKGYLR, from the coding sequence GTGGCCGATTACCAGACCGCAATCGATCTTAAACTGGATTGGAAGCGGCTCAAGGAAGAGGGGGATAAAGGAGCCGAAGAGAGAATCGTAGAACATTTTCTCTATCTCGTGGATAAAGCGGTACGGCAGATCGCGCCCAGCTTACCCACAACGGTGAGAAAGGAGGATCTGCGCAGTTTTGGGCTGATGGGACTCCTAGATGCGGTTAGGAAATTCGATCCTGACCGAAACCTGCAGTTTGTCACCTATGCCAGTTGGCGGATCCGGGGGGCGATCCTGGACGGCCTGAGGGAAAATGATTTCCTTCCCCGTTCGTTAAGGGAAAAAGCAAAAAGGGTGGAAGAGGCCTATGCCGTCTTGGAACAGGAAAAATTATCTTCCGTTACCGATGAAGATGTGGCGAACTATCTGGGAATCACCACCCAAGAATTGAACCATATCCTTCAAGAAAGTTCCACCCATTTTTATTCGATTGATGAATCTTTTATTGATGAAGAAAGTACGGACAAGGCGAGGAGCTTAAACCTCATCGATGAACAGACGGAAACCCCGGAAGAACGGGTGGCTAGGGTGGAATTAAGGCGGGTTTTAACCGAGGCTATTGAAACTCTTCCTGAAAAGGAAAGGTTGGTCTTATCCCTCTTTTATTTTGAAGAACTAAGTTTTACGGAGGTGGCCCAGGTCCTCTCCCTCTCCCCTTCCCGAATCTCCCAACTTCATTCCAAAGCGATGATTCGGTTAAGGACCGCACTGGGAAAAATGAAGGGATACTTGCGTTAG
- the rpsB gene encoding 30S ribosomal protein S2, whose translation MSVISMKQLLEAGVHFGHQTRRWNPKMAKYIFTERNGIYIIDLQKTVKKIEEAYQFVRDLAAEGGTLLFVGTKKQAQESVKEEAERCGMYYVNQRWLGGTLTNFTTIRKRIDRLRQLEEMEKDGTFDVLPKKEVILLRKEMDRLEKFLGGIKDMGRLPDAIFIIDPRKERIAVAEARKLGIPIIAIVDTNCDPDEADYVIPGNDDAIRAVKLITEKLADAVIEGRQGEQMSDAPVDDSAEVPEEVAVEAIAEETATETELQA comes from the coding sequence ATGTCGGTCATCTCGATGAAGCAATTGTTAGAGGCAGGGGTCCATTTTGGACATCAGACCCGCCGATGGAACCCGAAGATGGCGAAGTACATCTTTACCGAACGGAACGGGATTTACATCATCGATCTGCAGAAGACGGTAAAGAAGATCGAGGAGGCTTATCAATTCGTCCGCGATCTTGCCGCAGAGGGCGGAACCCTTCTCTTCGTGGGAACAAAGAAGCAGGCTCAGGAATCGGTGAAGGAAGAGGCGGAACGATGCGGGATGTACTATGTCAACCAACGTTGGCTTGGGGGGACATTAACCAATTTTACCACGATTCGCAAGCGAATTGACCGCCTGCGCCAATTGGAAGAGATGGAAAAGGATGGAACCTTTGATGTGCTGCCGAAGAAAGAGGTGATCCTGCTCAGAAAAGAGATGGATCGCCTGGAGAAGTTCTTAGGCGGAATTAAGGATATGGGGAGATTGCCGGATGCCATCTTTATTATAGACCCTCGGAAAGAGCGGATCGCCGTAGCGGAAGCGAGGAAACTGGGCATTCCTATCATCGCTATCGTCGACACCAACTGTGACCCCGATGAAGCCGACTATGTCATCCCCGGGAATGATGATGCCATCCGGGCTGTGAAGTTGATTACCGAGAAGCTGGCCGATGCAGTGATTGAGGGACGCCAGGGCGAGCAGATGAGTGATGCGCCGGTAGATGATAGCGCCGAGGTTCCTGAGGAAGTCGCCGTAGAAGCCATCGCTGAAGAGACGGCGACCGAGACGGAGTTGCAAGCGTAA
- the tsf gene encoding translation elongation factor Ts, whose protein sequence is MTISANQVKELREKTGAGMMECKKALTEANGDMEKAIEILRERGLAAAAKKAGRIAAEGLVESYIHMGGRIGVLVEVNCETDFVANTDEFKEFVKDIAMQIAAYSPLYVSKDEVPAEVLEKEREIYKQQAMNEGKPEQIAEKMVEGRLKNFLKEVCLLEQPFIKDGDKTVQDLVNEKISKIGEKISIRRFVRYQLGEGIEKRQDNFVEEVMSQVKQ, encoded by the coding sequence ATGACCATTTCAGCCAATCAAGTAAAAGAGTTGCGAGAAAAAACAGGAGCAGGAATGATGGAGTGTAAAAAAGCCTTGACAGAGGCAAATGGGGATATGGAGAAAGCCATTGAAATTTTGCGGGAGAGGGGTTTAGCGGCCGCTGCGAAAAAAGCAGGGAGAATTGCGGCGGAAGGATTGGTTGAATCCTACATACATATGGGGGGCAGGATTGGCGTCCTGGTAGAAGTAAACTGTGAAACCGACTTTGTCGCCAATACGGATGAATTTAAGGAATTTGTGAAGGATATTGCCATGCAGATTGCCGCCTACAGCCCACTTTATGTAAGTAAGGATGAAGTGCCTGCGGAAGTGTTGGAGAAGGAGCGGGAAATCTACAAGCAACAGGCCATGAATGAGGGGAAACCGGAACAAATTGCCGAAAAGATGGTGGAAGGGCGTCTAAAGAATTTCTTGAAAGAAGTCTGCTTATTGGAGCAACCCTTCATTAAAGATGGGGATAAAACCGTTCAGGATCTGGTTAACGAGAAGATCAGCAAAATAGGGGAGAAGATTTCCATTCGTCGTTTTGTCCGCTATCAATTAGGAGAAGGCATTGAAAAACGGCAAGACAATTTTGTGGAAGAGGTTATGTCACAAGTAAAACAGTAA
- the pyrH gene encoding UMP kinase: MSLPRYHRVVLKLSGEALAGENGYGIDPGVLHSIANQIKEVHELNVQIAIVVGGGNIWRGLAGSAKGIDRATADYMGMLATVMNALALQDSLEKEGVPTRVQTSIEMRQVAEPYIRRRAIRHLEKRRVVIFAAGTGNPYFSTDTTAALRAAEIEAEVILMAKNKVNGVYTADPLVYPDAERFEQLTYLDLLNKGLGVMDSTASSLCMDNHIPIIVFSILEEGNIKRAVLGEKIGTIIGGEADAKASSE, from the coding sequence ATGTCTCTACCAAGGTATCATCGGGTGGTCTTAAAACTAAGCGGTGAGGCCTTAGCCGGGGAGAACGGCTATGGAATTGATCCGGGCGTTCTTCATTCCATCGCAAATCAGATTAAAGAGGTACACGAATTAAATGTGCAGATCGCCATTGTGGTCGGGGGAGGGAACATATGGCGTGGGTTAGCAGGGAGCGCCAAAGGAATCGATCGTGCCACGGCCGATTATATGGGGATGTTGGCCACGGTAATGAATGCCTTAGCCTTGCAGGATAGCTTGGAGAAGGAAGGGGTTCCCACCCGGGTACAAACCTCGATTGAAATGAGACAGGTGGCCGAACCTTATATCCGCAGGCGGGCCATTCGCCATTTGGAAAAGAGGAGAGTGGTCATTTTTGCGGCAGGCACGGGAAATCCCTATTTCTCCACCGACACAACCGCGGCCTTGCGGGCTGCTGAGATTGAAGCTGAAGTGATCCTGATGGCAAAAAATAAGGTAAACGGTGTTTACACCGCCGATCCTTTAGTTTATCCTGATGCCGAGAGGTTTGAGCAACTCACCTATCTTGATCTCTTAAATAAGGGGCTAGGGGTGATGGACTCCACGGCCTCCTCGTTATGCATGGATAATCATATTCCCATTATTGTCTTTTCCATTTTGGAAGAAGGAAATATTAAAAGGGCAGTTCTTGGTGAAAAAATCGGGACCATCATAGGGGGAGAAGCAGATGCCAAAGCAAGTAGTGAATGA
- the frr gene encoding ribosome recycling factor — protein MPKQVVNEAKDKMEKALQTLKKELGTLRAGRANPSLLEKITVDYYGSPTPINQVASISVPEPRLLVLQPWDKSILHNIEKAIQKSDLGLSPTNDGTVIRIPIPPLTEERRVELTKLVKKYGEEAKVAIRNIRRDANESFKKMEKEGQISEDENRRYQEQVQELTDHYAKRVDETVKQKENEIMEI, from the coding sequence ATGCCAAAGCAAGTAGTGAATGAGGCGAAGGATAAGATGGAAAAGGCGTTGCAAACGCTGAAGAAGGAACTGGGAACCCTCCGGGCGGGGAGAGCAAATCCGTCCCTATTGGAAAAGATTACGGTGGACTACTATGGGTCTCCAACCCCGATTAATCAAGTGGCCAGCATCAGTGTTCCGGAGCCGAGGCTCCTTGTCCTTCAACCCTGGGATAAGAGTATCCTTCACAATATTGAAAAAGCGATCCAAAAATCAGACTTAGGACTTTCGCCGACCAATGATGGCACAGTGATTCGCATCCCCATCCCCCCTCTCACGGAGGAACGAAGGGTGGAACTGACGAAGCTCGTAAAAAAGTATGGGGAAGAAGCGAAGGTGGCGATCCGGAACATACGCAGGGACGCGAACGAATCCTTTAAGAAGATGGAAAAAGAGGGCCAGATCTCAGAAGATGAAAATCGCAGATATCAGGAGCAGGTCCAGGAACTTACGGATCATTACGCAAAACGAGTTGACGAAACGGTAAAACAGAAGGAAAATGAGATTATGGAGATTTAA
- a CDS encoding isoprenyl transferase, whose amino-acid sequence MKSLNLWPGREKSPSKEDGEGKIPQHIAIIMDGNGRWAKERGMPRVVGHRAGMKTVKEITKAADEVGVKILTLYAFSTENWKRPKEEVDFLMRLPEEFLELELEELIVNNVQVRMIGDKEGLPSHTVKAVEKAIQETKDNSGLILNFALNYGGRKEILDAVKAIARKVEKRELSPDSIDEQFFHQYLLTPDYPDPDLLIRTSGEIRLSNFMLWQLAYTEFWFSDKYWPDFHREDFLEAVEAYKKRERKFGRIKS is encoded by the coding sequence ATGAAATCATTAAATCTTTGGCCTGGCAGGGAAAAAAGTCCGTCAAAGGAAGATGGAGAAGGAAAGATTCCTCAACATATCGCCATCATCATGGATGGAAACGGACGTTGGGCGAAGGAGAGGGGAATGCCCAGAGTTGTCGGACATCGGGCCGGCATGAAAACGGTGAAGGAAATTACGAAAGCTGCCGATGAGGTGGGGGTAAAAATTTTAACCCTTTACGCCTTCTCCACCGAGAATTGGAAGCGTCCCAAAGAGGAGGTAGATTTCCTGATGCGTCTTCCGGAAGAATTTCTTGAGCTCGAGTTGGAGGAGCTGATTGTAAATAATGTCCAGGTGAGGATGATCGGGGATAAGGAGGGATTGCCTTCCCATACGGTGAAGGCTGTAGAGAAAGCCATCCAAGAGACAAAAGATAATTCTGGATTGATTCTTAATTTTGCTTTAAACTATGGAGGAAGGAAAGAAATACTCGATGCCGTGAAGGCGATCGCCCGCAAGGTGGAAAAAAGGGAACTTTCCCCGGACTCGATCGATGAGCAATTCTTCCATCAATATCTCCTCACGCCGGATTACCCGGATCCCGATTTGTTGATCCGGACCAGCGGTGAGATTCGCCTCAGCAATTTTATGCTTTGGCAACTCGCCTACACGGAATTTTGGTTTAGCGACAAATATTGGCCTGATTTTCACCGGGAGGATTTTCTGGAGGCCGTAGAGGCATACAAAAAGAGAGAGCGAAAATTTGGTAGGATCAAATCTTAG
- a CDS encoding phosphatidate cytidylyltransferase yields MRQRILTGLIGGTIFLGFVWLGGIWFILLILVVALGAFFEYVRMRGVEWYRPSSLVGALLLIYFLDFGFKNLSPNSFYAIWMVAFLLLLASVLSKNQTSVLDVSYIFLGAFYIGMGFHAMFLIRQMPLGLPLTLYTIALVWLTDSGAYFMGRFFGKHKLWPSISPKKTIEGAVGGIAVAVVGSLLIYRLIDPQITSWDAFFIAVLISLVSMVGDMIESAIKRNFKVKDSGWILPGHGGFFDRFDSMIVAFPTMLWLLHVL; encoded by the coding sequence GTGAGGCAACGCATCCTGACTGGTTTAATCGGGGGGACAATCTTTTTAGGTTTTGTCTGGTTGGGAGGAATTTGGTTTATTCTTCTCATCCTTGTCGTAGCATTAGGAGCTTTCTTTGAATATGTCCGGATGCGGGGAGTGGAATGGTACAGGCCCTCTTCCTTAGTGGGTGCTCTTCTCCTCATCTATTTTCTGGACTTCGGTTTCAAGAATTTATCACCCAATTCCTTCTACGCGATCTGGATGGTTGCCTTTCTTCTCCTCTTGGCCTCGGTTCTTAGCAAAAATCAGACCAGTGTTTTAGATGTTTCCTATATCTTTCTGGGCGCGTTTTATATCGGAATGGGCTTTCATGCCATGTTCCTGATTCGCCAAATGCCTTTGGGACTCCCCCTCACTCTCTATACCATTGCTTTAGTCTGGCTTACGGATTCGGGGGCTTATTTCATGGGCCGATTCTTCGGCAAACATAAACTTTGGCCCTCCATCAGTCCTAAGAAGACGATTGAAGGCGCCGTGGGGGGGATTGCCGTGGCGGTGGTCGGTAGCCTTCTGATCTATCGACTTATCGATCCTCAGATCACCTCTTGGGATGCATTCTTTATTGCCGTTTTAATCTCTCTGGTTTCAATGGTGGGCGATATGATTGAGTCGGCCATTAAGCGGAACTTTAAAGTGAAGGATTCAGGCTGGATCCTCCCTGGACACGGGGGCTTCTTCGATCGTTTCGACAGCATGATCGTTGCCTTCCCCACCATGCTCTGGTTATTGCATGTACTATAG
- a CDS encoding 1-deoxy-D-xylulose-5-phosphate reductoisomerase, whose product MKGISILGSTGSIGTNTLDVIRQHRDLFQVITLAAGRNLPLLYKQIEEFRPKRVAVATKELADELRIQLMHPPEILYGEEGLIACATHGEVEFVVAALVGFTGLAPTLAAIEAGKDIGLANKETLVAAGHLVMEAVKRNGVRLLPIDSEHSAIFQSLQGERREDILRILLTASGGAFREKRREELKNVTVEEALKHPNWKMGAKITLDSATMMNKGFEVIEAHWLFSLPYSSIDVVLHYESILHSMVEFVDGAIIGQLGTPDMRIPIQYALTYPVRIPLKGGRLNLAQIGQLTFREVDAERYPALSLAYEAGEQGGTYPTVLNAANEAAVQSVLARRLPFYRIEEVVAKVLERHSSISHPSLTDILEADRWAREEAQNMIG is encoded by the coding sequence GTGAAGGGAATTTCTATATTAGGTTCGACCGGTTCCATTGGAACGAACACACTAGATGTGATCCGTCAGCATCGGGACCTTTTTCAGGTGATCACTCTTGCGGCAGGGAGGAACCTTCCGTTACTATATAAACAAATTGAAGAATTTCGGCCAAAGCGGGTGGCGGTTGCCACCAAGGAACTCGCCGATGAGCTTCGAATCCAATTGATGCATCCACCGGAGATTTTGTATGGGGAAGAAGGGCTGATCGCCTGCGCCACCCATGGAGAGGTGGAATTTGTCGTTGCAGCTTTAGTCGGATTTACGGGACTTGCACCTACCTTGGCGGCGATTGAAGCAGGAAAAGATATCGGTCTGGCCAACAAAGAGACCCTGGTTGCCGCAGGTCATTTGGTCATGGAGGCGGTCAAAAGGAACGGGGTGCGGCTTCTTCCCATCGACAGCGAACACTCGGCCATCTTTCAATCCCTCCAAGGGGAAAGGAGAGAAGATATTTTAAGGATCCTTCTAACCGCCTCAGGGGGTGCCTTTCGGGAAAAAAGAAGGGAAGAGTTAAAGAACGTTACGGTCGAAGAAGCGCTTAAACATCCCAATTGGAAGATGGGAGCGAAGATTACCCTCGATTCGGCCACCATGATGAACAAAGGCTTTGAGGTGATTGAAGCCCATTGGCTTTTCTCCCTCCCCTATTCCAGCATCGATGTGGTACTCCATTATGAGAGCATCCTCCATTCGATGGTGGAATTTGTGGATGGTGCCATCATCGGCCAGCTAGGGACACCGGATATGAGAATCCCCATTCAATATGCCCTTACCTATCCGGTAAGAATTCCTCTAAAGGGCGGACGTCTAAATCTCGCCCAAATTGGACAATTAACATTTAGAGAGGTTGACGCGGAGCGCTATCCGGCCCTTTCCCTCGCTTATGAGGCGGGGGAGCAGGGGGGCACTTATCCGACCGTTCTCAATGCGGCGAACGAGGCGGCCGTACAATCGGTTTTAGCGCGCCGGCTTCCTTTTTACCGGATCGAAGAAGTGGTTGCGAAGGTTTTGGAGCGGCATTCTTCGATATCACATCCTTCCTTGACGGATATTTTGGAGGCAGATCGATGGGCTCGGGAAGAAGCGCAAAATATGATCGGATAA